A DNA window from Candidatus Desulfatibia profunda contains the following coding sequences:
- a CDS encoding rubrerythrin family protein — translation MGRLKGAQTEKNLLKAFAGESQARNRYTYFAGQAKKEGYVQIADIFEETANQEKEHAKRFFKFLEGDMLEITAMFPAGVIGTTLENLKAAAAGEHEEYSYLYPGFAKTARKEGFEDVAMVFEAVSVAEKQHEKRYLDLAANIESGRVFKRDDTVVWRCRNCGYLHKGSEAPEACPACAHPKAHFELLGENW, via the coding sequence GTGGGAAGATTGAAAGGTGCCCAAACCGAAAAAAATCTTTTAAAAGCCTTTGCGGGTGAGTCGCAAGCCCGTAACCGCTACACCTATTTTGCCGGCCAGGCAAAAAAGGAAGGTTACGTTCAGATTGCAGACATATTCGAGGAAACCGCAAATCAGGAAAAAGAACATGCCAAACGGTTCTTTAAATTCTTAGAAGGTGATATGCTGGAAATTACGGCCATGTTCCCGGCAGGCGTTATCGGCACAACCCTTGAAAACCTCAAAGCGGCGGCGGCCGGAGAGCATGAAGAGTATTCATATCTGTATCCCGGCTTTGCCAAAACCGCGCGCAAAGAAGGGTTTGAGGATGTTGCCATGGTGTTTGAAGCGGTCAGCGTCGCAGAGAAACAGCACGAAAAGAGATATCTTGATCTGGCAGCCAATATCGAATCCGGCCGGGTATTCAAGCGGGACGACACGGTTGTATGGCGCTGCCGAAACTGCGGCTATCTTCATAAAGGCAGCGAAGCCCCGGAAGCATGTCCCGCCTGTGCTCATCCCAAGGCCCATTTTGAACTGCTGGGAGAAAACTGGTAA
- a CDS encoding NAD(P)H-dependent oxidoreductase has translation MFVLGLQGSPRKKANTNFLLSAFMNEAEKLGARTHVIEVVKKNIKFCIGCGFCEKNGYCITQDDDMKPEIYPLFRAADVILLASPVYFYNVTAQLKALIDRSQALWSRKYKLNLTDPARNFRRGFLLSLGATKGKNLFEGVILTAKYFFDAVGAGYNGSLTYWQIENSGDMAKHPTVHEDVEKAVADLVKPLQGRKKVLFACRENACRSQMAGTFAQIFGGDKLEVFTGGGSPVDKINPVMVEVMEEKGVDMAFRRPQSLEAAIATLQPELIITMGCGEKCPFVPGARVQDWDLPDPAGKGIDFMRNVRDKIEKRVKDLISSL, from the coding sequence ATGTTCGTACTGGGATTACAGGGCAGCCCGAGAAAAAAGGCTAATACCAACTTTCTGCTTTCGGCGTTCATGAACGAAGCCGAAAAATTAGGGGCTCGGACCCATGTTATTGAAGTGGTCAAAAAGAATATTAAGTTCTGTATCGGGTGTGGTTTTTGTGAAAAGAACGGTTACTGCATCACGCAGGACGACGACATGAAACCTGAAATCTATCCTTTATTTCGCGCGGCCGATGTGATCCTGCTGGCCTCGCCCGTTTACTTTTACAACGTCACCGCTCAGCTCAAGGCGCTGATTGACAGGAGTCAGGCACTCTGGTCCCGAAAATATAAATTGAACTTGACCGATCCGGCCCGAAACTTTCGGCGCGGATTTCTGCTATCCCTCGGCGCCACTAAAGGAAAAAACCTTTTCGAAGGCGTCATCCTGACGGCCAAGTACTTCTTCGATGCCGTGGGCGCCGGCTATAATGGGAGCCTGACATACTGGCAGATCGAAAACTCAGGCGATATGGCAAAGCATCCGACGGTCCATGAAGATGTGGAGAAAGCGGTCGCCGATCTGGTAAAACCGTTGCAAGGTCGTAAAAAAGTCCTGTTTGCCTGCCGGGAAAACGCCTGTCGCAGTCAGATGGCCGGCACTTTTGCCCAGATTTTCGGAGGCGACAAACTTGAAGTGTTTACCGGCGGCGGCAGCCCTGTCGATAAAATCAACCCTGTCATGGTTGAAGTTATGGAAGAAAAAGGTGTCGACATGGCCTTCCGCCGGCCCCAGTCCCTGGAGGCGGCGATAGCCACGCTGCAACCGGAACTGATTATAACCATGGGCTGCGGGGAAAAATGCCCGTTTGTACCTGGTGCCCGGGTACAGGACTGGGATCTGCCGGATCCTGCCGGAAAAGGAATCGATTTCATGCGCAACGTTCGCGACAAAATCGAAAAAAGGGTTAAAGACCTTATCAGTAGCTTATAG
- a CDS encoding ferredoxin:thioredoxin reductase, producing the protein MDVEKLYEMLRKTQEPKGYFFNKDKQRVFDLLEALILNKERYGYMACPCRLAAGDREHDKDIICPCIYRVPDVQEFGSCYCNLYVSKEWNAEKIPHEYIPERRPPEKIAF; encoded by the coding sequence ATGGATGTAGAAAAACTCTACGAAATGCTGAGAAAGACTCAGGAACCCAAGGGATATTTTTTCAACAAGGACAAGCAAAGGGTTTTTGACCTGTTAGAAGCCCTGATTCTCAACAAGGAGCGCTACGGGTACATGGCCTGTCCCTGCAGGCTGGCCGCCGGAGACCGGGAGCATGACAAGGACATTATCTGTCCCTGTATTTACCGGGTCCCGGATGTCCAAGAGTTCGGAAGCTGTTACTGCAATCTCTATGTTTCCAAGGAATGGAATGCAGAAAAAATCCCGCATGAATATATTCCAGAACGGCGACCGCCTGAAAAGATAGCATTCTAG
- a CDS encoding FprA family A-type flavoprotein — protein sequence MAKALIVYATRTGETQRIGELIAEGLRFSGVDAAVKDVKDIKKEADLEGYDALILGSATYHGDMMQGMKTLLFLAEKAGLEAKIGGAFGAFGWSGEAPDRIFNTMKNIFKMDMVGDPLRLKSSALGGGVKMAQDYGREIAKKLK from the coding sequence ATGGCCAAAGCACTTATTGTGTATGCAACCCGAACCGGAGAAACTCAACGGATCGGCGAACTGATTGCAGAAGGCCTTCGATTCTCCGGTGTCGATGCTGCAGTTAAAGACGTCAAGGACATTAAAAAAGAAGCCGACCTTGAAGGTTATGACGCCCTTATATTGGGATCGGCCACTTACCACGGCGATATGATGCAGGGGATGAAAACCCTTCTATTTCTTGCTGAAAAAGCCGGGCTTGAAGCCAAAATCGGCGGGGCCTTCGGTGCTTTTGGCTGGAGCGGAGAAGCCCCCGACCGTATTTTCAACACCATGAAAAATATTTTTAAAATGGATATGGTCGGCGATCCGCTGAGGTTAAAGTCGAGCGCCCTTGGCGGCGGCGTCAAAATGGCCCAGGATTACGGACGTGAAATTGCCAAGAAACTAAAATAG
- a CDS encoding citrate (Si)-synthase — protein sequence MKAKDTGLRGITIASTKISDVDGAGGRLIYRGYLIQDLAEKATFEEVCHLLLFEKLPEKNELEAFKARLAAERAIPPELIAALKTRPKSALPMDILQAGVAMLAHHDPDLQKASREALLQKAVKLVAKLPTILAAWDRIRNGKEPVAPDPRLDHAANFLYMLNGTVPNKELARFFDVCLVLHAEHSFNASTFAAREVASTRAHMYAAVSAAVGSLSGELHGGANVRVMEMLMQIGSIDKVEDYVNQTLDAGKVIMGLGHAVYKTDDPRAHILAPMSKRMGERTGETKWYEMSKLLAIKGKEAFKQRKGRDIYVNVDFYSASLYYSMGIPFDLFTGLFAISRIAGWTAHIIEEQFADAAPKPVIYRPESEYVGEYCGPAVCEFVPIGKR from the coding sequence ATTAAAGCCAAAGATACCGGTCTGCGCGGAATTACCATTGCCAGTACCAAAATCAGTGATGTGGACGGTGCCGGCGGCAGATTAATATACAGGGGATACCTTATTCAGGATCTGGCTGAAAAAGCGACATTTGAGGAAGTCTGCCATTTGTTGCTGTTTGAGAAACTCCCCGAAAAGAATGAACTGGAAGCGTTCAAGGCCCGGCTGGCCGCCGAAAGGGCTATCCCCCCGGAATTGATTGCCGCTTTGAAAACCCGCCCCAAAAGCGCCCTGCCCATGGATATACTCCAGGCGGGCGTGGCTATGCTGGCCCATCATGACCCTGACCTTCAAAAAGCCTCGCGCGAAGCCTTGTTGCAAAAGGCCGTCAAGCTGGTCGCCAAACTGCCGACGATCCTGGCAGCCTGGGACCGTATTCGCAATGGGAAGGAACCGGTTGCACCGGATCCCCGGCTCGATCATGCCGCCAACTTTCTTTATATGCTCAACGGCACGGTTCCGAACAAAGAACTTGCCAGATTTTTTGATGTCTGCCTGGTTCTGCATGCTGAACACTCGTTTAATGCATCCACCTTCGCCGCCCGGGAAGTGGCTTCAACACGGGCGCACATGTATGCCGCCGTCTCGGCGGCAGTGGGATCCTTGTCCGGCGAACTGCACGGCGGCGCCAACGTGCGGGTCATGGAAATGCTAATGCAAATCGGATCTATCGACAAGGTCGAAGACTATGTCAACCAAACGCTTGACGCCGGGAAAGTGATAATGGGCCTGGGTCATGCGGTCTACAAAACCGATGACCCCCGCGCTCATATCCTGGCGCCCATGTCAAAACGAATGGGGGAACGCACCGGCGAAACCAAGTGGTATGAGATGTCCAAACTGCTTGCAATCAAAGGCAAAGAAGCCTTCAAACAGCGCAAAGGCCGCGATATATACGTCAATGTGGATTTCTACAGCGCCTCGCTGTACTATTCCATGGGAATACCGTTTGACCTCTTCACCGGTCTGTTTGCCATTTCCAGAATTGCGGGCTGGACCGCCCATATCATCGAAGAGCAGTTTGCAGACGCAGCCCCCAAACCCGTAATTTACCGCCCGGAATCAGAATATGTCGGCGAATACTGCGGGCCGGCCGTGTGTGAATTTGTACCGATTGGAAAAAGATAA
- a CDS encoding glutaredoxin family protein, giving the protein MSEQSVQLYSLSTCSHCKATKNLLADCTVKYEFVDVDLLQGEERAAILEDVKKFNPKCSFPTIIIGNTVIVGFKEKEIKEALGL; this is encoded by the coding sequence ATGTCTGAACAATCGGTACAGCTTTATTCTCTCAGCACCTGCAGCCACTGTAAAGCCACTAAAAACCTGCTCGCAGACTGCACCGTCAAGTATGAATTTGTTGATGTCGATCTCCTTCAAGGTGAAGAGAGAGCCGCGATCTTGGAAGATGTTAAAAAGTTCAACCCCAAATGCTCCTTTCCTACGATTATCATCGGCAATACGGTTATCGTAGGATTTAAGGAAAAAGAGATAAAGGAGGCCCTGGGATTGTAA
- a CDS encoding desulfoferrodoxin, whose amino-acid sequence MTARLEVYKCNVCGNIVEVLHAGEGELVCCGQPMNLLVENTVDAAKEKHVPVVKKTAEDVNVKVGSVAHPMEAKHYIEWVEIIADGKTYRQFLNPGDAPEATFNVDAKKITAREYCNLHGHWKA is encoded by the coding sequence ATGACAGCAAGACTGGAAGTTTATAAATGTAACGTTTGCGGAAATATCGTTGAGGTATTACATGCCGGCGAAGGCGAACTGGTATGCTGCGGCCAGCCGATGAATTTGCTGGTTGAAAATACCGTCGATGCCGCCAAGGAAAAGCATGTTCCCGTTGTGAAAAAAACCGCGGAAGACGTTAACGTTAAAGTCGGAAGCGTTGCCCATCCCATGGAAGCCAAGCACTACATCGAATGGGTCGAAATTATCGCCGACGGGAAGACTTACCGGCAGTTTCTGAATCCCGGTGACGCACCTGAAGCAACGTTTAATGTAGATGCCAAAAAGATTACCGCCCGGGAATATTGCAATCTGCACGGCCACTGGAAAGCGTAA
- a CDS encoding rubredoxin yields MDNYVCSICGYVYDPRKGDPDNGIDPGTKFEDLPDDWECPVCGALKDDFEKES; encoded by the coding sequence ATGGACAACTACGTATGTTCGATTTGCGGCTATGTGTACGATCCCCGGAAAGGCGATCCTGATAATGGTATTGATCCCGGAACAAAATTCGAAGACCTGCCGGATGACTGGGAATGCCCGGTATGCGGCGCTTTAAAGGATGATTTTGAAAAAGAATCTTAA